A window of Chlorocebus sabaeus isolate Y175 chromosome 14, mChlSab1.0.hap1, whole genome shotgun sequence contains these coding sequences:
- the ASTL gene encoding astacin-like metalloendopeptidase produces MEGVGSLWPWVLGLLSLPGMILGAPLASSCSGACGTSFPDGLTPEGTQASWDNDIPAINQGLIPEETPESSFLIEGDIVRPSPFRLLSATSSKWPTGGGGVVEVPFLLSSKYDEPSRQVILEALAEFERSTCVRFVAYQGQRDFISIIPMYGCFSSVGRSGGMQVVSLAPTCLQKGRGIVLHELMHVLGFWHEHARADRDRYIRVNWNEILPGFEINFIKSRSSNMLTPYDYSSVMHYGRLAFSRRGLPTITPLWAPSVHIGQRWNLSASDITRVLKLYGCSPSGPRPRGRGSQAHSPGRSPALASPSLQQLLEALSAESRSPDPSGSSAGGQPVPVGPGESPRGWEFPVLKKLSAEALARQPQTLASSPRSRSGAGVPGIAQEQSWLAGASTEPTAPSSEAGIQPVSVQGSPALPGGCVPGNHFKGRSKD; encoded by the exons ATGGAGGGTGTAGGGAGTCTCTGGCCTTGGGTGCTGGGTCTGCTCTCCTTGCCAG GTATGATCCTAGGAGCGCCCCTGGcctccagctgctcaggagcctgTGGTACCAGCTTCCCAGATGGCCTCACCCCTGAGGGAACCCAGGCCTCCTGGGACAACGACATTCCTGCAATTAACCAAG ggCTCATCCCGGAAGAAACCCCAGAAAGCAGCTTCCTCATCGAGGGGGACATCGTCCGGCCG AGTCCCTTCCGGCTGCTGTCAGCAACCAGCAGCAAGTGGCCCACGGGTGGTGGCGGAGTCGTGGAGGTCCCCTTCCTGCTCTCCAGCAAGTACG ATGAGCCCAGCCGCCAGGTCATCCTGGAGGCTCTCGCGGAGTTTGAACGTTCCACGTGCGTCAGGTTTGTCGCCTACCAGGGCCAGAGAGACTTCATTTCCATCATCCCCATGTATGG GTGCTTCTCGAGTGTGGGGCGCAGTGGAGGGATGCAGGTGGTCTCCCTGGCACCCACCTGTCTCCAGAAGGGCCGGGGCATCGTCCTTCATGAGCTCATGCACGTTCTGGGCTTCTGGCACGAGCACGCGCGGGCCGATCGGGACCGCTATATCCGTGTCAACTGGAACGAGATCCTCCCAG gctTTGAAATCAACTTCATCAAGTCTCGGAGCAGCAACATGCTGACGCCCTATGACTACTCCTCTGTGATGCACTATGGGAG GCTCGCCTTCAGCCGGCGCGGGCTGCCCACCATCACACCGCTTTGGGCTCCCAGCGTCCACATCGGCCAGCGATGGAACCTGAGTGCCTCAGACATCACGCGGGTCCTCAAACTCTACGGCTGCAGCCCAAGTGGCCCCAGGCCCCGTGGGAGAG GGTCTCAAGCCCACAGCCCTGGCAGGAGCCCCGCTCTGGCCTCCCCATCCCTGCAGCAGCTTCTGGAGGCACTGTCAGCGGAATCCAGGAGCCCCGACCCCAGTGGTTCCAGTGCGGGAGGCCAGCCCGTTCCCGTGGGGCCTGGGGAGAGCCCACGTGGGTGGGAGTTCCCTGTCCTGAAAAAGCTCAGTGCGGAGGCCTTGGCAAGGCAGCCTCAGACCCTGGCTTCCTCCCCGAGGTCAAGGTCTGGAGCAGGTGTGCCCGGTATTGCTCAGGAGCAGTCCTGGCTGGCCGGAGCATCCACTGAGCCCACAGCCCCATCTTCAGAAGCGGGAATCCAGCCAGTCTCTGTCCAGGGAAGCCCAGCTCTGCCAGGGGGCTGTGTACCTGGCAATCATTTCAAGGGCAGGTCCAAAGATTAA
- the ADRA2B gene encoding alpha-2B adrenergic receptor — protein sequence MDHQDPYSVQATAAIAAVITFLILFTIFGNALVILAVLTSRSLRAPQNLFLVSLAAADILVATLIIPFSLANELLGYWYFWRTWCEVYLALDVLFCTSSIVHLCAISLDRYWAVSRALEYNSKRTPRRIKCIILTVWLIAAVISLPPLIYKGDQGPQPRGRPQCKLNQEAWYILASSIGSFFAPCLIMILVYLRIYLIAKRSNRRGPRAKGVSGQGESKQPRPNRGGALASAKLPALASLASAREANGHSKSTGEKEEGETSEDTVTRALPPSWAALPDSRQGQKEGVCGASPEDEAEEEEEEEEEECEPQAGPVSPASACSPPLQQPQGSRVLATLRGQVLLGRGVGAIGGQWWRRRAQLTREKRFTFVLAVVIGVFVLCWFPFFFSYSLGAICPKHCKVPHGLFQFFFWIGYCNSSLNPVIYTIFNQDFRRAFRRILCRPWTQTAW from the coding sequence ATGGACCACCAGGACCCCTACTCCGTGCAGGCCACGGCGGCCATCGCGGCGGTCATCACCTTCCTCATCCTCTTCACCATCTTCGGCAACGCGCTGGTCATCCTGGCTGTGTTGACCAGCCGCTCGCTGCGCGCCCCTCAGAACCTGTTCCTGGTGTCGCTGGCCGCCGCCGACATCCTGGTGGCCACGCTCATCATCCCTTTCTCGCTGGCTAACGAGCTCCTCGGCTACTGGTACTTCTGGCGCACGTGGTGCGAGGTGTACCTGGCGCTGGACGTGCTCTTCTGTACCTCGTCCATCGTGCACCTGTGCGCCATCAGCCTGGACCGCTACTGGGCCGTGAGCCGCGCGCTGGAGTACAACTCCAAGCGCACCCCGCGCCGCATCAAGTGCATCATCCTCACCGTGTGGCTCATCGCCGCCGTCATCTCGCTGCCGCCCCTCATCTACAAGGGCGACCAGGGCCCCCAGCCGCGCGGGCGCCCCCAGTGCAAGCTCAACCAGGAGGCCTGGTACATCCTGGCCTCCAGCATCGGATCGTTCTTTGCTCCTTGCCTCATCATGATCCTTGTCTACCTGCGCATCTACCTGATCGCCAAACGCAGCAACCGCAGAGGTCCCAGGGCCAAGGGGGTGTCTGGGCAGGGTGAGTCCAAGCAGCCCCGACCCAACCGTGGTGGGGCTTTGGCCTCAGCCAAGCTGCCAGCCCTGGCTTCTCTGGCTTCTGCCAGAGAGGCCAATGGACACTCGAAGTCcactggggagaaggaggagggggagaccTCTGAAGATACTGTGACCCGGGCCTTGCCACCCAGTTGGGCTGCCCTTCCCGACTCACGCCAGGGCCAGAAGGAAGGTGTTTGTGGGGCATCTCCAGAGGATGaagctgaagaggaggaggaggaggaggaggaagagtgtgAACCCCAGGCAGGGCCAGTGTCTCCGGCCTCAGCTTGCAGCCCCCCGCTGCAGCAGCCACAGGGCTCCCGGGTGCTGGCCACCCTACGTGGCCAGGTGCTCCTGGGCAGGGGCGTGGGTGCTATAGGTGGGCAGTGGTGGCGTCGACGGGCGCAGCTGACCCGGGAGAAGCGCTTCACCTTCGTGCTGGCCGTGGTCATTGGCGTTTTTGTGCTCTGCTGGTTCCCCTTCTTCTTCAGCTACAGCCTGGGCGCCATCTGCCCGAAGCACTGCAAGGTGCCCCATGGCCTCTTCCAGTTCTTCTTCTGGATCGGCTACTGCAACAGTTCGCTGAACCCTGTCATTTACACCATCTTCAACCAGGACTTCCGCCGTGCCTTCCGGAGGATCCTGTGCCGCCCATGGACCCAGACGGCCTGGTGA